Genomic segment of Pochonia chlamydosporia 170 chromosome 1, whole genome shotgun sequence:
CCAACCTCTGCAGGCAACGCCCAGCCAAGCTGTCCCGCAGAAAGCTGAAAGACAAAAGTCCAGACAAGCGTCAGAACGGCTTGGGTCAATCCAAAGCCGTCCTTCTTGGTCCAAACGTTTAAGATGCCAATGGTGAACAGGaccatggacatggtgaACAAACCGCTTAGGTAGATGCGGCGGCGACCAAAGAAGGGCATCAGAGCAATCCAGTTCACAAAGGTACCAACCAATGCTAGTGCATTCCCACCGATGTTCAGCTTATATGTTGTATCGGAATCAAGACCAACTTGCTGGAAGAAGTATGTCGAGTTGTATGCAAAGCTGGAACCCGATAAGACCTGCCCGGCAAACGCCATGCATGCAATTTCCGTTCTGCGACGCTCAACGCCCTTGAAGCAGTCTTGGTACTTTGTGCCTGCCGTGAGGTGCTTTTCGAGCTCGTTTGTGTGGACAATGGTAGCGAGTGTTGCCTTGACATCGATGTTGGCGCTGCTTCGTTGTAAGCGTCGTAGTGATGCCTCAGCTTCGTCCAGTCTGCCCTTTCTGACAAGGTGCCATGGTGACTCGGGGGCAAAGTACAAGGTTGGTATCAGAAAGGCTGGCCAAATCCATTGAATGGCAAATGGGATGCGGTAGGCCCATTCATCTGTACGGTGGACAAGACCTGCAAGTACTCCAGCCGCAATGAGCTGTCCGATGATGAAACACATGTTGGTGTAAGAGGTCAAGTACACACGGAGACTCAGCGGTAGGACCTCCGAAGCATATGCTGGAGCAGATGAGGCGAAAACACCCCACGGAAAACCGCAGAGGAACTGTCCTACGGCAAGAACAATGATGTTTGGAGCAAAGAAGGTCATGAATATGAAAGCTGACAGGACCATGAGTGCGGCAAGGATGGTTCTCTTTTGTCCAAATCGGTCGACAAGTAGGCCGTTGAGTAGGACACCAAAGAATGCGCCTACGCCGGCACAGTTGCTGAGACCAGCCTGCCATGAAGCTGATAGTTGGTGCTGGCCATTTTCATCAATGAATTGTCCGTATTTCTTGGCAAATGTGGGATAAGCGTAAAAGTTGCCGATGCTTTCGGACCATGTTAGTTGGATTGCTAGTGACGGCCAGTAAGTGAACGTAACTTACAGAATAGTGTCATATCCTTCCATGATGATCGTAAAAGATACCATCAGGGTCCAAAAGATGGCCATTGGATATGCCCGAATTGCCTCAAGTGGACTCAAAGCATGTTCCACATTAGCACCTTGTCTGGCCCGTGAGGTGGTAATGCTAAGGTTATGTCCCTCTGAGGTTACATGCTCTACATGCGCCTCGTTGGCGCTCTTCTTCGCGTCAAGCATGTTACTAGTACACAAGGTGTAGTCTTAAGACATTAAGAATATGGTGTtcatgaagaaggaggtAGTCGACTCTGGAGTCTgagatgcttgttgaagcttTTGATGAAGGGGACAACAGCCGGTATTTGTACTCCGGTCTTCACAGAACAACTACGGCCTTGACGCGATTCATTACATTCAGAGTTCCAGACTCTGATATGTTGAGCGCATCCTGGCCGTAGTAGTTGCAGGGATCAGTCGGGACTCGCCAAGCAAGCTTTGTCGATATGGGTTGGGGTGGCATGATGATCTGGGGAAAAGTACTTTCTGGGGAAGAGGCGAAAAGCCAACAGAACAATGTGTGTGTACAGAAAAGCCTCCTTTTGTCGGACCGAGAGCACTTTCCAAGTTTATTGCATGAACGATTACCCCCAGATTCGTTTTGATGTCGGCATCATGTCCGGGGCGGTGGAGCTTGAGAGCGGATTTGACGATGTTTCGTTGGATGGACTTACACGCCTCCAACGATCTAACGAATGGGATGGATATCATCCCGCCAAGTCGCCGGCCGCGCTGCTTAATAGTCTACTTGAGCCAAGGTGATCTCCGCCGCTAGCGGCATAGAAACCATGAGATTTGCACGCGTGAACCGAAGGCGACAGCCACGCTCCGTGTAAGTGGGGGATGGATGTGTTCATGTAATGCCAGAGACTATTTCAGAGTCGTCGGTTCACGACCATTTCGATAATT
This window contains:
- a CDS encoding hexose carrier protein (similar to Aspergillus oryzae RIB40 XP_001825755.1), with product MLDAKKSANEAHVEHVTSEGHNLSITTSRARQGANVEHALSPLEAIRAYPMAIFWTLMVSFTIIMEGYDTILIGNFYAYPTFAKKYGQFIDENGQHQLSASWQAGLSNCAGVGAFFGVLLNGLLVDRFGQKRTILAALMVLSAFIFMTFFAPNIIVLAVGQFLCGFPWGVFASSAPAYASEVLPLSLRVYLTSYTNMCFIIGQLIAAGVLAGLVHRTDEWAYRIPFAIQWIWPAFLIPTLYFAPESPWHLVRKGRLDEAEASLRRLQRSSANIDVKATLATIVHTNELEKHLTAGTKYQDCFKGVERRRTEIACMAFAGQVLSGSSFAYNSTYFFQQVGLDSDTTYKLNIGGNALALVGTFVNWIALMPFFGRRRIYLSGLFTMSMVLFTIGILNVWTKKDGFGLTQAVLTLVWTFVFQLSAGQLGWALPAEVGSTRLRQKTICLARNSYYVVSVISQVLQPYFMNPEQWNLKGYTGFFWGSTAFITFTWAFFRLPETKGRSFEELDWLFAKRTPTRAFAKAHVDVYEDEAAQKAAAGMDVRV